The genome window TAGCATTATAAAGCAACCAACTGCACCAGAAGTAGAAGTGCAACGAAATGAGTTCATTTACACACCCCGTGTGTACTGTAAACGAGATTGGAAAAAGGATGCAAGGAGTGCTCATGTTTCTAAGGCCGCTGAAATTACCCCTAATGGTTATGCTGTCCCTACTCTTACGTCAACCAGTGAGGGTCAAAGTGTGTTCTTGTTTGGACCTAAGGCAGAGCCGCAATTAGATATTGAATCCCTGTCTGAGATAACTGTGAACCAGAATAACTGCGAAATGCATGTATCTAACTTTGGTCGAAGAGATTGGAAAGCCGAtgcaagaaagaagaaaatctaAAGCAGATGGCAGAGGAGTCCTAACTATTCCAATGGTATGGTATGGTACTTAACGGGTTTCATGTCTGAATCTTCGGGTAAGTTGATTACTGGCAGAAAAGGGACGGGGAAACAGGAAGCGTAGAGTCGAAGTTAGTTGATTACTGAGTTGCATATGTGGAGGCTAGCAATGACGGAGAAAGAGTCTTGAACCTTGTTACCAATTTAGTTAGAAAACCAGGTAAGTCGTCAAACTCATCGTAATGTATGGTTACTGGTCATGAAGTACGTAGAGAATTTCCCCAAATGTTTCATCTGTGAGGATTGAATGAATGTTCGCCATGTATCTTGGATTGCATCTAAATTTGTTTCATGTGAATCGTCTGTGCATATGTGCATATTGGTGGTTCGCTGGCGGAGTCACTAAATTGACCCTCACTTTGCTTCTCCTTTTTAATTAGAATATTTAGGAATAAACAACATGTACATTTGAATGAGGAATTAGAAGATAAAAACACAactcagaaaataaataaacaaataatacgatgaaaatattaaaaaattaactaatGCGAATTATAATTTATGAGTTTCTCCCTTTCTTCTCATTTCTGAGGAGCGACAAATTCTCAAAGCTCCAATCCCTTCTCATTCCGGAGCTCCTGACCAGGCGCGGTTCAGTGCTCCCTTCATATGCAACTCCGCCTGTAGTCATAAGCCGGCGATGACCGGGccccttcttccccttcttctccagcACGAAGATAGATGAGTTTTCAATCTGCTCGTAAGGTGGCGAAGTTAAGTTCCCGGACCAGCTTCTGTCGATATTGATGTTTACGCAACAGAGTTTCCGATAAGCTTTCTCCTTGCTCGCATGATCCCTGTCGCCGGAGGAGCTTGTTCTTTGCCGGACCTGGCATGATAGGCAATTAAGGCTCATGGTTTTACAgcgtatatatatgtatatatgtatgtgaaaCCCTACAGCCTTCAGGCTAAGCTTGCATATGAGGCAGAATGGGAGGGGATGCAGATGCAAAGGGTTCTACCATCACAACATGTTAGTGATGGATTAGGGAgacgagagagaaagagattgagATATACAATGTTTTCTGGGAGTTAGTTTTTCTGGAGGCAAACTCATTGTGGTTGGAAAAATAACAACCAAATGTTATTTTTGTTACTTTGGTATTGGGATTAGGGTGTTGCCAACCGGAAACACAGCTTAACCAGTTCTAATTCGGGCCAACAAATTGCCAATGCCAACCTTATCCAATTGGCctaattttcatgcatggtaTAGcatagtgattttttttttcattttttttttacatactATTATTAAAATGAAGGATGAGAgttcaaaactattacaatttacaataatttagagagagaagtttCAAACCTAGAACGCAATGAGTAAAAACttaataccctattttattctTTTGGTCAATAGTTTTATCTATTATTGACACGACAAATGAGGTGCAAAATACCACTATTTTAAAAATCTCTGCCTAGGTGCTAGGTGGTTGGTCACCGTCCCGATTAATggctaggcgtttgaaaattaagaaagggtgcCTAGACCTACTGAGGCACCCGCCAAGACCCGCCTaagttgcgactcacttagacagaaaatcgaTAACATTCATTaggcattttattttttccaataaattttAAGAGAcgtgttgaatacttaaatgaacacacattatatgcttgtttcccatgttttcattatgttccaatagctcataatatatatgtcattctattttgtagtttatgatgaaattatatacattttaagtataaatagacacttatttacactaaatatcatagatttaattaaatccgtctaggcgctaggccccaaccAGCCGCCTGACTAGCGCCtaacatcttttagaaccttgcaaaATACAAAGATTTTCTTTGTGTACAACCACAACCCAATTCAAACaacagaaagaagaaaaaaaccattaaaaaaaaacaggggAGAGAAGTAATAATGTTTTACCAAATTGACAAATATTTGCGAACTCCAAATAATTAGGACCTTAGAGGGTTGGAGATGAGagacaaaaaatttgaaaaataatggGAGATATCATATGATGTCCCAATTTTGCATGGGACTTGGGCCAAACGCAATTGGTCAAGGCCCAAATAAACTAACTCGACGGTTTGATGAGTGGAAAAACTTTGAGAGATTCTTGACACATATGGGCTGGTGCAATTCGAGGCCTAAAGGGATTCAAAGTTCTAATGAGAAAGGCAGTGACCATTGTTGagcttaaaatattaaaaacacatCTATTTATTCTCTATAGTTGATATCAAATCTATGAGTAAATCTATGTGAGGGCTTCAATCCTTActtcttttgtttgatttgaATTGGATCTCCAAGTCCGAAAAGAATGGGAACTCTAAGTCACCAAAAAAAGATATGTGAAGCGTAGAGGAGCGACATGGGGAGGATTTGGTGCTAGCAAAATCCTCCCTAAGTGATTGGCCCCGTAGAGGGAATCTAGATTGGTGTTTCTATTTGACCAAAACAAAGCCCTAATGAAGGCTACAACTCCTCTTATATAGTCCTTGCAATTAAGTGAAAACTACTAGCCCATTGGGTCATgaaacccaaaaaaatttaaaaatccaatttgaacttatttgtttgattaattaacttaCTAATCAATCCTAACATTAAACAAGAAATTATTTCCATGAAGTTTCTTCAATTTCTACCTTActcacggtgtacgatccataaGGTTTTAATTAGTAAGGCAGTTGATTATTAGAACTCTTACTAATCAATTATTAGTTAAAtccttcttttaatttattattttgttttatgagtCATATTACACAGTCTTCTCCTTCTATggttgaaggttagagatccattATTGTACCCTCACATGCCTCTGTGGATAGGTCAATGATCTCAACAATATATGGAACATGTCCTAAGTGGAGCATGGTCTTTGTTGCATTGTTAAATGATCAAAAAAATGTACTCATAAGATAAATGTGGTGTTTCAAGCCAAAAGACTACATGCACTATACCAACTAGGAGTTCTCATATAAGATGTGTATGAGAACTCTTTGATCGCATTTAGTTAACCCACTCTcaattgagcacctacatacttgcaTTGGTGTCGGAGACTCAAGACCAATTCCTCTCCCAAGAAAGTTCTCATGAATTTAACTTTACTCATAAGATAACTGTGGTGTTTTAAGCCAAATGACTACATGCACTATACCAACTAGGAGTTCTCATGTAAGATGTGTATGAGAACTCTTTAATCGCGTTTAGTTAACCCACTCTCAATTGAGCATCTACATACTTGCATTGATGTCGACGACTCAAGACCAATTCCTTTCCCAAGAAAGTTCTCATGAATTGAACTTTTTTAGGTTACATTCCATGTATTACATATTTCTTGAACTTATTATTTAAGTGTATACCTATTAGTGAGACAGTtgtaaacaataatctttgttcTTGATCAGACTCAAtaagtttaacatgtgaaattcTTCGTAAAACATCATTTTATTATTTGCTTTAGGACACTTTTGTAATACTATAACCATCGTACTTTTCCTTGTCTCttaatgaatttattttctCTGCCACATATCGGGAAGGTGGTACAAACTCCAAAGCCGCCCGACTAATGTTTTACATGATGCTAAAGGCACCACACAACAGTATTTAGTTTATAACTAAAGAGCGAACTCAACATAATACTACAAAAAAAATGGTCATTACCGACGAAGATTTTCTGAGGGCTCTAAAAAACCGTTGTAAAAAGCACATTTTGCGACCATAAAATATGGGTCGTTGGTAACTTGGcatgaaacaaatttttattaggaaaactaatgaaaagggcttgaaaactttgagttttaatgataaggacaaaataaagggtaaagtgaatagtaccaggattgactttttagtgtaaaaatgtggtttttcgttaaagtgaacagtaccatgagcttttcgttaaagttcccattttTATTACCAACGCACATAATGTCCTCGGAAAAAGTCTCAAGTTTCGTCGGAAATGCACTTTTGTTTGGCCGGAAGAATTGGCACTAGTTGTATTAACAATGAGTAAAATTCTTATCGGAAATAGAATGGTTATTTTCGAAGGTTTACTGTCACACCTCGATCCCAACATATGCCCAAGATcaacacgtgacgtcaccaaaaCTAGTATCTCAAACTTATTCCGCCTCCGGAATATGGGAAATTACAACTCCATAATCAAATTTCGTAGTGATTTTTCTATAtcttatggctgcatctaacctcctcgttagactacctatgtaccctcaatagggatcaagccattcatagttcGTCATACATTACACTTGAACAATTATCACATCATTCACTTTATCTTCAGAGTGATACATCCATAGCATGTAACATATCAAATAACCAACGAAACACAATATTAATCTCAAGCTACCttgatcaactaaaataatcataataataacaatcatattcaaTGTCATTCCACAATCTCGTCAATTAAACAATTCATGAATTAAAGATGCATGATCTTAGCATTTAACTACGTTAATCAAACAATGCGATAACATATCATTTTATGAATCTAGTTAAAGAACTCTATATAATTCCCTAATTGGATTATAAGTAATAAACATtgtaaatctaatttatattcacaaggtctAGTGCAGGTAATTCCCATTCACTTGAATCTAGGGTTCTATActaaccttatggaaatgagcaagagcaaggattccggaccactcaacataATCCAAAATATCAAGCGGTTTCTCGTAATCTACCCAGATCTGTCACATGTAAAATCAATGCCTACATCATGGAAATGGTACATTGGACCAATCAGACACTTAGATAAACTACGAGGCtcgggtgagtgacaataatacaagtatgtgatattTAGTAAAAACAGACAATCAATCATAATCTATAAACatcgagtatagaatcatgcttcatgaaatcataattaaGTCATTGCAATCTTTGAAGGAGTCACCAAGACATCCAACGGCTTTTCTAACGGCTTTTCTAATTCAAACCTCAAGATTCTCAAAACCATCATTCTCAAAACTAGGGCTAGAGGGACGCCGTTCGACCGAAGCCTACATAAGTAAGTAACCAAACAGGAAGTGGCCCCCCaaagcggattaaccaagcagagccacccatgagaaagtaaccaagtaggcagtgacccccccaacgcggattaaccaggCTAAGTCACTCCTACAACTGTTAggaagtgatcacccaatgcggattaaccaagcatgatcactcctaagcatacatggccataaggatcgcccaacgcGAATTAACCAAGAGcgatccatatatagtatggtcccccaacgTGGATTAACCAACCAAGGTCAAGataaccaagtaggtagtgacccccaaatgcggattaaccaagcagggtcacACGTACAGAACTATTAGGCAATGATCATCAAACGCGGATCAACCAAGCATGATAACCCCTAAATAtaaatggccataaggatcacccaacgcggattaaccaagtgcgatccataaataatatggtcccctatcgcggattaaccaagcaggaccatccatgtaccactgtTACATGGTGCATTTAGATCAACACACAAACCATTTGCCCTTATCTTATCCACTATGATTTACATCGTAATCACTTGCACTATCAACTTCTCATGACCACTAACTATCTTATCATATAAGCATAAAAGTTCTACATAATACTTCTCATAAGATTCTGGGTACACATCGTCATAAAAACAATCATACACATCATATAtatctaaccacatttcataaacgTTTCCAAGCTACAGTCGAATCACAATTAAACATAGATCGATgctaaaaataacaattcaatagaaagGACATTTAATAAACAAGTAGAACTCAATATGGTGCCACTAATACATATATCGAGATACACGTCAACTGGAAAcgacacgtcatcatgatgagCCAACTAAGCTCCATCAAGCCTCAACAACAAACTAGAGATAAACGACACTCTAAAGTAGAGCACATTGACTAGAGCGTCAACCGTTGGTAAGGTAGGTCCATTAAGGTCAACAATCTAAGGTTactcaatccggaagatccacacATCGGATTTCCGATCTGTAAGTTCTCAAAGGTCCAACAACTGATAACTAGGGTGCTCACAAAATTGTATGACGATCCAATGATTGGATTGTCGTCAATCACACAAACAAGTGGTGgtccaatttgatcaccacaccaaacaattgaatttcagGAAACCGAGCTAGACATAGGTTCATATGGTCACTAGAAGGTATTTGGTACTTAGACAACACGTGTGCACGGTCCCACACACCACCACATGTGGTGGTAGCCAAGGTGAAGGGTTTAGAAAACTTGAATTTTCAACATTAACTAAATGAGCGCAAATTTACATCATAGCTAGAGCTCAACAAGGGAAACACTTTTCATAACTAGGCCGACGATAAATTCTAACCGGAAACCATCTAAATTCACCGAAGAAAACCggatttctagggttctaaacacCCAACTCTAAAATGAATACGAAAGCATGAACCAAGcataccaacttgaagattatgaaAAGTGGATGAAATTTCATACCTTACTCGAAGGAAATGGTTGCCGGAATCACCGGAAAAATGATAAAACCGCTGGAAAAGTCGTGGCTTTGTGGCTTCGAACTGCAAAGATGGAAATGAAAATGGGAAATCTAACACTAAAGAGAAGTAGGGCTcgtcaagagctttccatggaTACCAAGATCACTCAAAACATAGTTTGGACGGAGGAGATACAAGCAGGTCAAGTTGGTGGGTTAATGGGTCCAATCTCCCCCCAAAACGGGTTAGAATCAgacccctccccccccccccttctttttttttaaaatcttccccctttaatttgattgGTCCTTCTCCTTTTAAGCTGATTGGTCCCCTTATTTTTGCTTAAATCTGATTAAGCTTCTTCCTTGTGgaagtttaattgatttaaaatcTATAATTTAGTaaaacaacttcaaatgtctTTCGCCTATACGTTCATGGTTTCAAGaactattcaaaaatataaattgtgaccttgaa of Malus sylvestris chromosome 6, drMalSylv7.2, whole genome shotgun sequence contains these proteins:
- the LOC126626833 gene encoding uncharacterized protein LOC126626833, which encodes MSLNCLSCQVRQRTSSSGDRDHASKEKAYRKLCCVNINIDRSWSGNLTSPPYEQIENSSIFVLEKKGKKGPGHRRLMTTGGVAYEGSTEPRLVRSSGMRRDWSFENLSLLRNEKKGRNS
- the LOC126626425 gene encoding uncharacterized protein LOC126626425; translated protein: MNVVQTEDSFIMKPIDQRERTRNRNDVQTRRMKNRERQRRYRARKRLEADLKKSSIIKQPTAPEVEVQRNEFIYTPRVYCKRDWKKDARSAHVSKAAEITPNGYAVPTLTSTSEGQSVFLFGPKAEPQLDIESLSEITVNQNNCEMHVSNFGRRDWKADARKKKI